GGGCCATAACTGTAAATCCGAATCTCTATATGTTCGTCGAACCTTACAGCTTCTATATCGATCGGTGTGTCAGGTGGCAGATCTTTATGGGCGTGTTCGACAATATTAGCAAAGCCTTCTTGAAGTAGGGTCTGACACTGCCACCAAATTTCCTTACGGATGGGAGGATGGTTTAACTGCTCAAACCATGATAAAACTTGGCCAGATGCAGTCAAATCTGTATTAACTTGAAGATGAATTTTTTTTAGCACTTTTAAGTCACCAACCTTTTCTAATGCAATAATAAACTGGAATAGATGTAATTTTTATTGAAAGTACTATGTTTAAAATTCTTATCGTTGATGATGACCACACCTTGCGCCTCCTGTTAAAAAGAACGCTCCAAAATCAGGGTTATGATGTAATCTTAGCAAGCAATGGTGAAGAAGGTATCGCGCAAGCGCAACTGCATCGTCCCGCTCTGATAATTTGTGATTGGATGATGTCGGAGATGGATGGACTAGAAGTGTGTCGCCGTATTAAAGCCGATCCGGAGTTATCAACTACATTCTTTATTCTGCTGACGGCGAAGGGAAAGGGAATTGAGAAGGAAGCAGTAGAGGAACGTGTTGAGGGACTTGATGCAGGCGCAGATGAGTTTGTTTCCAAGCCCGTTGAAATGGAAGAAGTGAAAGCGCGGGTGCGAGCTGGACTGCGGTTGTATGAATTGAATCAAAAGTTACAAACCGTCAACCAAGATTTCCAAATCCAAAAGCAAGCGTTGGAAAAAGCGAACCACAAATTACAAGCAGAATTGGATGAAGCGGCTGCATATGTGCGATCGCTCCTTCCCGTACCTCTCAAAGGAACTGTCTCCACTGAGGCGGTTTTTCTTCCTTCCGCTCGGCTGGGCGGCGATTGTTTTGATTTTTACTGGCTCTACGATGGGATTTTAGGTATTTATTTGCTTGATATATCCGGACACGGAGTCGGTGCGGCGCTGCTGTCAGTTGCTGTCCTGAATTTTTTGCGATCGCAACCCATCTCGGAAGTTAATTTTCTTCACCCCAACTTGCGACTAAAAAAGTCAGACGATTGAAACTTTTATACTAAAATTGCATATTTGCACAATCTACAGTTTTAATGATATTAATAACATTCAGACAGTTAACCTGCTCGTGGGGCAACAATATTTTTAAGCCGCTGCACGAGCCAACTAGCGGAGAAACTAAAAATGTCTGACCAATCGCGGAGAACCTTCGTGAAAGCCAGCGCAATCGGGGCAGGCAGTTTTTTACTCAGCCAGGGTATAGCCGGAGTAAGTAACAGTGCGGAGGCAAAAATGCAGATGACGGAGACGCAATCCAGAGGCTCCTACACAATGGAGCGAGTCAGCTTCACAAACGACGGCGTGGAAATGGTGGGTAATTTATACATTCCTGACGGGTTGACCCAACCAGCACCCGCCCTGCCGATTCTGGGCCCTGTAGCATTTGTCAAAGAGCAATCCCCTGTTCAATA
This is a stretch of genomic DNA from Aerosakkonema funiforme FACHB-1375. It encodes these proteins:
- a CDS encoding ATP-binding protein, which produces MLKKIHLQVNTDLTASGQVLSWFEQLNHPPIRKEIWWQCQTLLQEGFANIVEHAHKDLPPDTPIDIEAVRFDEHIEIRIYSYGPDFDLEAQLAQTPKLEDNFEGRGRGLKIISLLADYFTYKSADERRNCLLMSKQY